From Candidatus Eisenbacteria bacterium, the proteins below share one genomic window:
- a CDS encoding zinc ABC transporter substrate-binding protein, which produces MEDSMKALIRWMLVLIPGLLATAPAYADLKVATSLTDLASVARFVGGKHVSAQSLCRGYEDPHFVPAKPSLMKAIQHANVFVSVGLELDAGWLPLVLPGSRNSKIQPGTSGFVDASEGIDVLEKPVGTVSRAEGDIHPLGNPHYYVDPKSLEVVADKLAEVFSRLDPANAADYAANAKAFDERMETSLAKWEKQMAPYKGASIVTYHTNFAYFANRFGLKLFGNVEPKPGIPPTPRHIAELADAMKKAGVKVVAYQPYYSAAASRQLASKAGGVAVEIATEAGGLPGTDDVFSKFDVLVSSVAGALSGKSGGAQ; this is translated from the coding sequence ATGGAGGATTCTATGAAGGCGCTGATTCGATGGATGTTGGTATTGATACCAGGGCTGTTGGCGACCGCGCCAGCCTATGCCGATCTGAAGGTCGCCACCTCATTGACCGACCTGGCTTCCGTCGCCCGATTTGTCGGCGGGAAGCACGTGTCGGCTCAGAGCCTCTGCCGAGGCTACGAAGACCCGCACTTCGTCCCGGCCAAGCCCAGTCTCATGAAGGCGATTCAGCACGCCAACGTCTTCGTGTCGGTGGGCCTGGAACTTGACGCCGGCTGGTTGCCGCTCGTGCTTCCTGGAAGTCGCAATTCCAAGATCCAGCCGGGGACGAGCGGTTTCGTGGATGCTTCCGAAGGCATCGACGTGCTCGAGAAGCCCGTGGGAACGGTCAGCCGCGCCGAGGGGGACATCCACCCGCTCGGCAATCCGCATTACTACGTCGACCCGAAGAGCCTCGAGGTCGTGGCCGACAAGCTCGCCGAGGTCTTCTCCCGGCTCGACCCGGCGAACGCGGCCGACTATGCCGCGAACGCCAAGGCATTCGACGAAAGGATGGAGACGTCCCTGGCCAAGTGGGAAAAACAGATGGCGCCCTACAAGGGGGCGTCGATCGTGACCTACCACACGAATTTCGCGTACTTCGCCAATCGCTTCGGACTCAAGCTGTTCGGCAACGTCGAGCCAAAACCCGGCATCCCACCCACGCCCCGGCATATCGCCGAGCTTGCGGATGCCATGAAGAAGGCCGGCGTCAAGGTTGTGGCGTACCAGCCCTACTACAGCGCTGCAGCCAGCCGACAGTTGGCGAGCAAGGCCGGCGGGGTCGCGGTCGAGATCGCCACCGAGGCCGGCGGCCTGCCCGGGACGGACGACGTCTTCTCCAAGTTCGACGTCCTGGTCTCGTCGGTGGCGGGGGCGCTGTCCGGAAAGTCGGGAGGTGCCCAGTGA
- a CDS encoding SDR family oxidoreductase gives MGELEGKSALVTGGTRGIGRAIALALADMGADVAINFFRSRESAKATAEEIEKRGVRALAVRANVGNEEQIPKMFAELKSGFGKVDILVSNAALGHFGNVLDVNDKMWDVAMSTNAKALLFCAQEAVKMMPDGGRIVALTSLGSHRYIPGYAAIGVSKAAIETLVRYLAYELGSRNINVNAVSGGFIDTDSLKIFPSYDEIIRESTRRTPSGRVGTPEEVANVAAFLCTARASWVTGQVIIVDGGYTLG, from the coding sequence ATGGGTGAGCTGGAGGGGAAGTCCGCGCTCGTCACCGGGGGCACGCGCGGGATCGGTCGCGCCATTGCCCTTGCCCTCGCCGATATGGGCGCCGACGTCGCGATCAACTTCTTCCGCAGCCGGGAATCGGCGAAGGCGACGGCCGAGGAGATCGAGAAGCGGGGGGTCCGGGCGCTCGCCGTGCGCGCGAACGTCGGGAACGAAGAACAGATCCCCAAGATGTTCGCGGAGCTGAAGAGCGGCTTCGGCAAGGTGGACATCCTGGTCTCGAATGCGGCGCTCGGGCATTTCGGAAACGTGCTCGACGTGAACGACAAGATGTGGGATGTCGCGATGAGCACGAACGCGAAGGCGCTGCTCTTCTGCGCCCAGGAAGCCGTGAAGATGATGCCCGATGGCGGCCGGATCGTGGCGCTTACCTCTCTCGGCTCGCACCGCTACATCCCCGGATACGCGGCGATCGGGGTATCGAAAGCCGCGATCGAGACCCTGGTGCGTTATCTCGCGTACGAGCTGGGGTCGCGGAATATCAACGTGAACGCGGTTTCGGGAGGATTCATCGACACCGATTCCCTGAAAATCTTTCCCTCGTACGACGAGATCATTCGGGAGTCGACCCGGCGCACGCCTTCGGGACGCGTGGGAACGCCGGAGGAAGTCGCGAACGTGGCCGCGTTTCTTTGCACCGCCCGCGCTTCGTGGGTGACGGGGCAGGTGATCATCGTGGACGGGGGCTATACGCTGGGCTAG
- a CDS encoding metal ABC transporter permease: MSFLTVMTLPLLACLLLALILPTLGRHVLARGVIFVDLALAQIAALGQSVAYLLGAEPHDPSMYYWAFGFTLLGAALFSFLWDRSHSVLQEAFIGISFAVATAATLLMLTNAPHGAEHVQGTLSGEALGWVTWRDIVIMLAIYTVVGAFLYFARRKLRVCSEDPARAKAMGLSVKKWDFLFYAAFGLVVTSSVKVSGVLAVFSYLIVPIVCSTLLARRGRARMYWAWIIAFGASVLGAVFSYLKDWPMGATIVCLFGVTVAVVSLSVRMKYVEAKAKVDQPARPELRSTSADAIHQ; encoded by the coding sequence GTGAGCTTCCTTACCGTGATGACGCTGCCGCTGTTGGCCTGTCTTCTGTTGGCCCTGATTCTCCCGACGCTGGGCCGGCACGTGCTCGCCCGGGGCGTGATCTTCGTAGATCTCGCACTCGCGCAGATCGCGGCGCTGGGCCAGAGCGTCGCGTACCTGCTAGGGGCCGAGCCGCATGATCCCAGCATGTATTACTGGGCCTTCGGATTCACGTTGCTGGGCGCCGCCTTGTTCAGCTTCCTCTGGGACCGGAGCCACTCGGTGCTGCAGGAAGCCTTCATTGGGATCTCGTTCGCGGTGGCGACCGCCGCCACGTTGCTGATGCTGACGAACGCCCCGCACGGAGCGGAGCACGTGCAGGGGACACTGAGCGGGGAGGCGCTCGGTTGGGTCACTTGGCGTGACATTGTGATCATGCTGGCGATCTACACGGTCGTCGGCGCCTTCCTCTACTTCGCCCGCAGGAAGCTTCGGGTCTGCTCCGAAGATCCCGCGCGCGCCAAGGCCATGGGACTGTCGGTCAAGAAGTGGGATTTTTTGTTCTACGCGGCGTTCGGCCTCGTGGTCACGAGTTCGGTGAAGGTCTCGGGCGTGCTGGCCGTGTTTTCCTACCTGATCGTACCGATCGTGTGCTCGACCCTGCTCGCCCGGAGAGGCCGCGCCCGGATGTATTGGGCCTGGATCATCGCATTCGGGGCCTCCGTTCTGGGCGCAGTGTTTTCCTACCTCAAGGACTGGCCGATGGGTGCCACGATCGTGTGCCTGTTCGGGGTGACGGTGGCGGTCGTTTCGCTGTCGGTCCGCATGAAGTACGTGGAAGCCAAGGCGAAGGTGGACCAACCCGCGAGGCCGGAACTTCGATCGACGAGCGCCGATGCGATCCACCAATGA
- a CDS encoding HAD family hydrolase: MRLALFDIDGTLLREGIAPKLAFARALRETYDTTGPVTGFRFAGMTDPQCVVEIMRMAGVPDDVILERRGACLDRYAGHLAREMKNHDGAKLYPGVKELLRHLSGRPDVIVGLLTGNVHRGAMLKLRRFGLGEYFRFGAFGDEHENRSMLARIALEKAAGLLGRRVTGGEATVIGDTPRDVECARAIGARAVIVATGLASRDELLAAEPDAILDSFENLEGTLRAILPEPGAE; the protein is encoded by the coding sequence ATGCGTCTCGCACTTTTCGACATCGACGGAACGCTCCTCCGCGAGGGCATCGCCCCCAAGCTTGCGTTCGCGCGGGCCCTCCGGGAAACCTACGATACGACAGGACCGGTCACCGGCTTCCGTTTCGCGGGCATGACCGATCCGCAGTGCGTGGTCGAAATCATGCGGATGGCGGGCGTGCCCGACGACGTGATCCTCGAGCGCAGGGGCGCGTGCCTGGACCGCTATGCCGGTCACCTGGCACGCGAGATGAAGAACCACGACGGCGCGAAGCTCTATCCGGGGGTCAAGGAGCTGCTCCGACACCTGAGCGGGCGGCCCGACGTGATCGTGGGCCTCCTGACGGGAAACGTTCATCGGGGAGCGATGCTCAAGCTCCGGCGGTTTGGCCTCGGCGAATACTTTCGCTTCGGCGCCTTCGGGGACGAGCACGAGAACCGCAGCATGCTTGCCCGGATCGCGCTCGAGAAGGCGGCGGGGCTCTTGGGGCGGCGCGTCACGGGAGGCGAGGCGACCGTGATCGGGGACACGCCGCGCGATGTCGAGTGCGCCCGCGCGATCGGCGCGCGGGCGGTGATCGTCGCGACGGGCCTCGCGTCGAGGGATGAGCTCCTCGCGGCCGAGCCCGACGCCATTCTGGATTCGTTCGAGAATCTCGAGGGGACCCTCCGGGCGATCCTCCCTGAACCGGGAGCCGAATAG
- a CDS encoding DNA topoisomerase VI subunit B has protein sequence MAQPQLKRIARKEKFGRVGKKAAPKPVVRLTAHDLAARQREISVSEFFTKNRHLLGFDSPAKALLTTVKEAVDNALDACEEAGILPDLVIEIGEISETRYRVSVQDNGPGIVKAQIPKIFGQLLYGSKFHTLRQARGQQGIGISAAGMYGQLTTGKPIRIVSKTGPTKPAHEFEIQIDTKRNQPVVVSDRERDWKDVDPSSGEKGEIAHGTRVELEIEATYKKGRHSVDGYVEQTAIANPHARVAYTAPDGERREYPRVAEHLPRAPLEIKPHPHGIELGILLKMLHETKARNIGSFLHTEFSRVSSPVAEEIAKAAGLSPSMSPHKAAREQAEALYTAIQAAKLMAPQSNVLSPIGEELLLEGLRKQVTADFYAATSRSPAVYRGNPFLVEAALAYGGGHLPADELMTLLRFANRVPLLYQQSACAVTKSVVQTTWKTYGIQQARGALPSAPMVLMVHIASVWVPFTSESKEAVASYPEIMKEIRLALQDVGRKLGLYIRRGLREADAEKKRSYIEKYIPHIGIALQEILGIDDKRKEKVCATLKDTLERSRKNE, from the coding sequence ATGGCGCAACCACAGCTCAAGCGGATCGCTCGGAAAGAAAAGTTCGGCCGGGTCGGCAAGAAGGCCGCCCCCAAGCCCGTCGTTCGCCTGACCGCCCACGATCTCGCGGCTCGCCAGCGCGAGATATCGGTCAGCGAGTTCTTCACCAAGAACCGCCATCTCCTCGGATTCGACAGCCCCGCGAAGGCCCTCCTCACCACGGTCAAAGAAGCCGTCGATAACGCGCTCGATGCGTGCGAAGAGGCCGGCATCCTGCCGGACCTGGTGATCGAGATCGGGGAGATTTCCGAGACGCGGTACCGCGTCTCGGTCCAAGACAACGGCCCCGGCATCGTGAAGGCCCAGATCCCCAAGATCTTCGGCCAGCTCCTCTACGGCTCAAAGTTCCACACGCTGCGGCAGGCGCGCGGCCAGCAGGGGATCGGGATCTCCGCGGCGGGCATGTACGGACAGCTTACGACGGGCAAGCCGATCCGGATCGTCTCGAAAACCGGACCGACCAAGCCGGCGCACGAGTTCGAGATTCAGATCGACACCAAGCGGAATCAGCCTGTCGTCGTCTCGGACCGGGAGCGGGATTGGAAAGACGTCGATCCTTCGAGCGGCGAAAAGGGGGAGATCGCCCACGGAACACGGGTCGAGCTCGAGATCGAGGCGACGTACAAGAAAGGCCGCCACTCGGTCGACGGTTACGTCGAGCAGACCGCGATCGCGAACCCGCACGCCCGGGTGGCGTACACGGCTCCCGACGGGGAGCGGCGCGAGTACCCGCGTGTCGCGGAGCATCTTCCCAGGGCGCCGCTCGAGATCAAGCCGCACCCCCACGGGATCGAGCTGGGAATCCTCCTCAAGATGCTCCACGAGACCAAGGCGCGGAACATCGGATCCTTTCTCCACACCGAGTTCTCGCGCGTGAGCTCCCCGGTCGCGGAGGAAATCGCGAAAGCCGCCGGCCTCTCCCCGTCGATGTCGCCGCACAAGGCGGCCCGCGAGCAGGCGGAGGCGCTCTACACGGCGATTCAGGCCGCGAAGCTCATGGCGCCGCAGTCGAACGTGCTTTCTCCGATCGGCGAGGAGCTTCTTCTCGAGGGGCTCAGGAAGCAGGTCACGGCCGATTTCTACGCCGCCACCTCCCGCAGCCCCGCGGTGTATCGCGGGAATCCGTTCCTGGTCGAGGCGGCCCTTGCCTATGGCGGCGGCCATCTCCCGGCGGACGAGCTGATGACGCTCTTGCGATTCGCGAACCGGGTGCCGCTCCTGTACCAGCAGTCCGCCTGCGCGGTGACGAAATCGGTGGTCCAGACCACGTGGAAAACGTACGGGATCCAGCAGGCGCGGGGCGCGCTCCCGTCGGCGCCGATGGTCCTGATGGTGCACATCGCCTCGGTCTGGGTGCCCTTCACTTCGGAGAGCAAGGAGGCGGTCGCCTCCTACCCCGAGATCATGAAGGAAATCCGGCTTGCCCTTCAGGACGTGGGCCGGAAGCTCGGGCTCTACATCCGACGCGGGCTGCGTGAGGCGGACGCAGAGAAGAAGCGTTCGTACATCGAAAAATACATTCCCCATATCGGGATCGCGCTCCAGGAGATTCTCGGAATCGACGACAAACGGAAAGAGAAGGTCTGCGCGACCCTGAAAGACACTTTGGAACGGAGCCGGAAAAATGAGTGA
- a CDS encoding DNA topoisomerase VI encodes MSESVVPKIKKEAKGVEESILKRKKPSLRFPIRSLANVRYLEKEGYFEIRGRKKERTLTVNTVKTFAQTLRMMALSKTLVETDDIATKREAYYVSKNWDEARFLEQTESDTVMDDVEALFEVNREQLGFVPEEKGGDVAGNLIVIDKDPNTGKTIQIDCTKFGSGAYSIPISVEDLGFETKAKFILVIETAGMFQRLVKHGYWKTANCVLVSMGGVPTRACRRFIRRLADVKKIPVYVFVDGDPYGISNIYRTFKVGSGNAAHINEFFCVPQARFLGITPQDIIDYKLPTHPLKEVDVKRAKDALKNDPFFLHHKEWAKAIEHLVSMGVRAEQQALAAHGLNYVIDKYLPQKIAHPEKFLP; translated from the coding sequence ATGAGTGAGAGCGTCGTACCGAAGATCAAGAAGGAGGCGAAAGGGGTCGAGGAGTCTATCTTGAAAAGGAAGAAGCCCTCCCTTCGATTCCCGATCCGATCCCTGGCGAACGTGCGCTATCTCGAGAAGGAAGGGTACTTCGAGATCCGCGGACGCAAGAAGGAGCGGACGTTGACCGTGAACACCGTGAAAACGTTCGCCCAGACGCTTCGCATGATGGCCCTCTCGAAGACCCTCGTGGAAACCGACGACATCGCGACGAAGCGCGAGGCGTACTACGTCTCGAAGAATTGGGACGAGGCGCGCTTTCTGGAGCAAACGGAGTCCGATACCGTGATGGACGACGTTGAGGCGCTCTTCGAGGTGAACCGCGAGCAGCTGGGGTTCGTCCCCGAGGAAAAGGGAGGGGACGTCGCGGGGAACCTGATCGTGATCGACAAAGATCCCAACACGGGGAAGACGATCCAGATCGACTGCACCAAGTTCGGCTCCGGCGCCTACTCGATTCCGATCTCGGTCGAGGACCTGGGCTTCGAGACCAAGGCCAAGTTCATTCTGGTGATCGAGACCGCGGGGATGTTCCAGCGGCTCGTGAAGCACGGCTACTGGAAGACGGCGAACTGCGTCCTGGTCTCGATGGGGGGGGTGCCGACGCGTGCCTGCAGACGCTTCATCCGGCGTCTCGCCGACGTGAAGAAGATCCCGGTCTACGTCTTCGTGGACGGAGATCCCTACGGGATCAGCAACATCTATCGCACATTCAAGGTCGGCTCGGGGAACGCGGCGCACATCAACGAGTTCTTCTGCGTGCCGCAGGCGCGCTTCCTGGGTATCACACCCCAAGACATCATCGACTACAAGCTACCGACGCACCCTCTGAAGGAAGTGGACGTGAAGCGGGCCAAGGACGCGCTCAAGAACGACCCCTTCTTCCTGCATCACAAAGAATGGGCGAAGGCGATCGAGCATCTGGTCTCGATGGGGGTCCGCGCGGAGCAGCAGGCCCTGGCCGCGCACGGGTTGAACTACGTGATCGACAAGTATCTGCCGCAGAAGATCGCGCACCCGGAGAAGTTCTTGCCCTAG
- a CDS encoding HEAT repeat domain-containing protein — protein sequence MIDYQALLVTLGLLLCIVALTTIAAIANKIYSDREESSKRAFLERLRKQFLLLKTGIPEDRAEAMGQIVHALSGRWSELAADEVSQLELALRLDVIQAIEEAGVVPRYLRNARSPMKWTRAHALRVLGELKVPSSVPTLLRALEDKDADVRNVAARSLGRMRLQAAEEALVQLLGKHDQAVSARIAAICIEMGPRTAPLLIRTLREGAPKARFWAARILGEIKDARATRSLGGAVADREPDVRSAAVWALGMIADRASASLVEPLLRDPVWYVQAHAAEALGRIGDANAIPALAEALKDRSWWVRRNALDALVRMGEAAKAALLRTLNGEDRFARDCAVEALMTLGMPLPETAVSDGGGS from the coding sequence GTGATCGACTACCAGGCCCTCCTGGTCACTCTGGGGCTCCTTCTCTGCATCGTGGCGCTCACGACCATCGCCGCCATTGCGAACAAGATCTATTCGGACCGCGAGGAGTCCTCGAAACGCGCCTTCCTGGAGCGCTTGAGGAAGCAATTCCTGCTCTTGAAGACCGGGATTCCCGAGGACCGCGCCGAGGCGATGGGGCAGATCGTCCATGCGCTCTCGGGCCGCTGGTCCGAGTTGGCGGCGGACGAAGTGAGCCAGCTCGAGCTGGCGCTGCGTCTCGACGTGATTCAGGCGATCGAAGAGGCGGGCGTCGTCCCCCGCTATCTCCGGAATGCGAGAAGCCCCATGAAGTGGACCCGCGCCCACGCGCTCCGGGTCCTCGGGGAGCTCAAAGTGCCGAGCTCCGTGCCGACGCTCCTGAGGGCGCTCGAGGATAAGGACGCCGACGTGCGAAACGTCGCGGCGCGTTCGCTGGGCCGAATGAGGCTCCAGGCCGCCGAGGAGGCTCTCGTCCAGCTTCTGGGAAAGCATGATCAAGCGGTGTCGGCCCGGATCGCAGCGATCTGTATCGAGATGGGACCGCGCACCGCTCCCCTCCTGATCCGAACGCTCCGAGAGGGAGCGCCTAAGGCGCGCTTCTGGGCCGCGCGGATCCTGGGCGAGATCAAAGACGCGCGCGCCACGCGATCGCTCGGCGGCGCGGTCGCGGACAGGGAACCCGACGTTCGCTCCGCCGCGGTCTGGGCCCTCGGCATGATCGCCGACCGTGCCAGCGCATCCCTGGTCGAGCCCTTGCTCCGGGACCCGGTCTGGTACGTCCAGGCGCACGCGGCCGAGGCGCTCGGCCGCATCGGAGACGCCAACGCGATCCCGGCGCTCGCCGAGGCGCTCAAGGATCGATCGTGGTGGGTCCGTAGGAACGCGCTCGACGCGCTCGTGCGGATGGGGGAAGCCGCGAAGGCAGCGCTTCTACGGACGCTGAACGGGGAGGACCGCTTCGCCCGCGATTGCGCGGTGGAGGCTCTGATGACGCTCGGAATGCCGCTCCCGGAGACCGCGGTGAGCGACGGAGGAGGTTCCTAG
- a CDS encoding tetratricopeptide repeat protein: protein MSNETKRTSTRNGNSKAGKPQIRKAAAARVARLALAGLIGSALFPLAAAARSDPPLSPPGLMPTSEAAEDSVARSDEALRAARESSDRKDFSRAAATLREALRDDPENRELLSLLARVLAWSRHFDESIAAYRKLLALHPDDAFDRAGYARALAWSGRSDRSIAEFRRAIAADSTDLETRIGYAHALSWNGDLAGASREYLEVLKADPRNGDAWLGLATVARWRDAPTASDAFTEKAASRGADAEGLKEERDAVRLALRPAVGSGWLRHRERQITSDSTAFKLETVGGFIDGRATLARSVGILVRGSRLHQWEKNPGNPPDTTLNYDLNSTGIRGDMSFLRRYPVQLAAGLAYQRFESRNPRVLYPLGQDDDFFGFHSRLWGYFGRFSPSLGVSRDFVAIKTVDATGGNVLVPGGVTDAGLDLRWDWSGRGHAEGSFSRATYTDDNERTSVAGSVGYRINARQPRLTLDYGLTWSDFSKPSPSYFTPLESVKHAAGVTASGYSERGALDYGARYEFSFLTSTNFDDIASNVWSAYLNGTVLGEIPLGVEGYYSVDNHSYATWGLTLSGSVRW from the coding sequence GTGAGCAACGAAACCAAACGGACCTCGACGCGAAACGGGAATAGCAAGGCGGGGAAACCGCAGATTAGAAAGGCGGCGGCGGCGCGCGTGGCGCGCCTGGCGCTGGCCGGCCTGATCGGCTCCGCCCTGTTCCCGCTCGCCGCGGCCGCGCGCTCGGATCCACCCCTGTCGCCCCCCGGGTTGATGCCGACCTCCGAGGCGGCCGAGGATTCCGTGGCCCGATCCGACGAGGCCTTGCGGGCCGCGAGGGAGTCGAGCGACCGCAAGGATTTCAGTAGAGCCGCCGCCACCCTACGCGAGGCCCTGAGGGATGACCCCGAAAACAGGGAGCTCCTCTCGCTCCTCGCGCGCGTGCTCGCGTGGTCGCGGCATTTCGACGAGTCGATCGCTGCCTACCGCAAACTTCTCGCGCTCCATCCCGACGACGCGTTCGACAGGGCGGGGTACGCCCGGGCGCTCGCATGGTCGGGCCGGAGCGACCGGTCGATCGCCGAGTTCCGGCGGGCGATCGCGGCCGACTCCACGGATTTGGAAACCCGTATCGGCTACGCGCACGCTCTCTCCTGGAACGGCGATCTCGCCGGCGCATCGAGGGAATACCTGGAGGTGCTCAAGGCGGATCCCCGAAACGGCGACGCCTGGCTCGGGCTCGCTACCGTGGCCCGCTGGCGCGATGCGCCGACTGCGTCCGATGCCTTCACGGAGAAGGCGGCGTCGCGAGGCGCCGATGCCGAAGGGCTCAAGGAGGAGCGCGACGCGGTTCGCCTCGCGCTCCGTCCGGCGGTGGGAAGCGGGTGGCTGAGACACCGCGAGCGGCAGATCACATCCGATTCGACCGCGTTCAAGCTCGAGACCGTGGGCGGGTTCATCGACGGGCGCGCCACCCTGGCCCGCTCGGTCGGGATCCTGGTCCGTGGCTCGAGGCTCCACCAGTGGGAGAAGAACCCGGGCAACCCGCCGGACACGACCCTGAACTACGACCTGAACAGCACGGGAATCCGCGGCGACATGAGCTTCCTCCGGCGCTACCCGGTGCAGCTCGCCGCGGGGCTCGCGTACCAGCGGTTCGAGAGCAGAAATCCTCGCGTGCTCTACCCGTTGGGGCAGGACGACGACTTCTTCGGCTTCCACTCGCGGCTGTGGGGCTACTTCGGACGTTTCTCCCCGAGCCTCGGCGTGAGCCGGGATTTCGTCGCGATCAAGACGGTCGATGCCACGGGCGGAAACGTCCTCGTCCCGGGCGGCGTGACCGACGCGGGCCTGGACCTTCGCTGGGACTGGAGCGGGCGCGGCCACGCGGAGGGCTCCTTCTCCAGGGCAACCTACACGGACGACAACGAGCGCACGAGCGTGGCCGGATCCGTGGGATACCGCATCAACGCAAGGCAACCACGGCTCACCCTGGACTACGGGCTCACGTGGTCCGATTTCTCCAAGCCCTCCCCGAGCTACTTCACACCCCTCGAGAGCGTCAAACACGCGGCGGGCGTGACCGCTTCCGGCTACTCCGAGCGCGGGGCGCTCGACTACGGCGCCCGGTACGAATTCTCGTTCCTGACCTCGACGAACTTCGACGACATCGCCTCCAACGTCTGGTCCGCGTACCTGAACGGGACGGTTCTCGGCGAGATCCCGCTGGGCGTGGAGGGCTACTACTCCGTGGACAACCACTCATACGCCACCTGGGGGCTCACGCTCTCAGGTTCGGTGCGCTGGTGA
- a CDS encoding type IV pilus twitching motility protein PilT, whose product MPQTIASLLTSTRDAGASDLHLSAGMPPLVRMRGEMVRANLPALSADETRTMLYEIMSPDQRAHFETHNEIDFGFEIPEVARFRANVFTQRRGPGAVFRVIPTKIRTLEELGCPPVLREMAMKERGLVLVTGPTGSGKSTTLAAMIDYLNSNKQGHIITIEDPIEFVHESKKCLINQREVGGHTKDFATALRSALREDPDCLLVGELRDLETTSLAITAAETGHLVFGTLHTNSAAKTIDRLIDVFPGDRQSQIRTMLSESLEGVIAQTLIPTADGKSRVAALEILIGIPALRNLVREEKTAQILSIMQVGAQHGMQTLDQALKDLVTSGKITRDEALKRTTNPRLFEASGAGVSAGPAGAGARAAAGVGARA is encoded by the coding sequence ATGCCCCAAACCATCGCGTCACTCCTCACGTCCACCCGGGACGCGGGGGCCTCGGATCTTCATCTCTCGGCGGGGATGCCGCCGCTTGTCCGCATGCGCGGGGAGATGGTCCGCGCCAACCTGCCCGCTCTGAGCGCGGACGAGACGCGCACGATGCTCTACGAGATCATGAGCCCGGACCAGCGCGCCCATTTCGAAACTCACAACGAAATCGATTTCGGATTCGAGATACCGGAGGTCGCGCGCTTCCGAGCCAACGTGTTCACGCAACGGCGCGGCCCCGGCGCCGTATTCCGAGTCATCCCGACCAAGATCCGAACGCTCGAGGAGCTGGGGTGCCCGCCGGTCCTGCGCGAGATGGCGATGAAAGAGCGCGGGCTCGTGCTCGTGACGGGACCCACCGGCAGCGGAAAGTCGACGACGCTCGCCGCGATGATCGATTACCTGAACTCGAACAAGCAGGGCCACATCATCACCATCGAAGACCCGATCGAGTTTGTGCACGAGAGCAAGAAATGCCTCATCAACCAGCGGGAAGTCGGGGGGCACACGAAGGATTTCGCCACAGCGCTCAGGAGCGCTCTCCGGGAAGATCCGGACTGCCTGCTGGTCGGCGAGCTCCGGGATCTCGAGACGACCTCGCTCGCGATCACCGCCGCCGAAACAGGACACCTCGTCTTCGGAACGCTCCACACCAATTCCGCCGCCAAAACGATCGACCGGCTCATCGACGTCTTCCCCGGGGACCGCCAGTCCCAGATCCGGACGATGCTGAGCGAGTCCCTGGAGGGCGTGATCGCCCAGACCCTGATCCCTACGGCCGACGGGAAATCCCGGGTCGCCGCCCTCGAGATCCTGATCGGGATCCCGGCGCTTCGAAACTTGGTGCGCGAGGAAAAGACGGCCCAGATCCTGAGCATCATGCAAGTAGGAGCCCAACATGGAATGCAGACCCTGGACCAAGCACTCAAAGATTTGGTCACGTCAGGCAAGATCACCCGGGATGAGGCGCTCAAGCGCACGACGAATCCACGCCTGTTCGAAGCCTCGGGCGCCGGTGTCAGCGCGGGCCCGGCGGGCGCGGGAGCTCGAGCCGCGGCGGGTGTGGGAGCCCGGGCTTGA